A DNA window from Ctenopharyngodon idella isolate HZGC_01 chromosome 10, HZGC01, whole genome shotgun sequence contains the following coding sequences:
- the amh gene encoding muellerian-inhibiting factor isoform X1, whose protein sequence is MLFQARFWLMLLLTGSYGAAVGHKEQDNSPKVTLLSGLNGDEREVGDKAHASEQLIGPPAQSTQSTEDVPSDQEQQAIDDFLSSLIRESELRRMEFQRFGICSPGTPGLQVSRLVQSVQQNRNGLKGIHATKVIWDAEKEGEMTLTLKFPRHAQPTNPASVTLLFNVDSIKGDGLRVKFNSHSIHPNTQTVCISEATRFLILTGGQSHAHVHFKLSVTVKTWKDENGPKPSVSELQEMLMRKVDGSSTTMRPILLLLSDRDEQRTPYLRYQGIPLDERPPSRTFLFLCELQKFLSEVLHQKDGPAPQDDANAVFLDALHSLPPLSLGVSSTESLLSGLVNSSTPTVFVFPKMQQGLQTHRVQVTLDSPLLSVLRMRLDEAIAQVKQQEAGQKVIDRLQKLSELSAFSPDEEDDEAVTKDHKEAQYLSVLLLKALQTVLSTWEAERAQRAARADEDSPSTPTQCRLQSLTVSLRKFFLEPSVANINNCEGVCGFPLNHANNHAILLNSLIQSGQHVNRSLCCVPVDYGDLCVIELESEGTNISFKTNVVATKCECR, encoded by the exons ATGCTTTTCCAGGCAAGATTTTGGCTGATGCTGTTGCTGACTGGGTCATATGGTGCCGCAGTGGGACACAAAGAACAGGACAACAGCCCGAAAGTCACTCTGCTATCAG GATTGAATGGAGATGAGCGAGAAGTCGGAGATAAGGCACATGCCAGTGAACAGCTAATTGGCCCACCTGCCCAGTCAACACAATCCACCGAAGACGTACCAAGTGATCAAGAGCAACAAGCCATAGATGACTTCCTGTCATCCCTGATCAGAGAGAGTGAACTGAGGAGGATGGAGTTCCAGCGATTCGGAATATGTTCTCCCGGAACACCAGGTTTGCAGGTTTCACGCCTAGTTCAGAGTGTGCAACAAAACCGAAATGGCCTCAAGGGTATACATGCAACAAAAG taatttGGGATGctgagaaagagggagagatgACTTTAACCCTCAAATTCCCAAGGCATGCCCAACCGACCAACCCGGCCTCCGTGACACTCCTGTTCAACGTCGATTCTATTAAAGGAGACGGTTTGAGAGTGAAATTCAACagtcattccatccatccaaataCACAG ACGGTTTGCATTTCTGAGGCCACACGTTTCCTGATCCTTACAGGAGGACAGAGTCATGCCCATGTTCACTTTAAGCTGAGTGTAACAGTCAAGACATGGAAGGATGAAAACG GACCGAAACCCAGTGTGTCTGAGCTTCAGGAAATGTTGATGAGGAAGGTGGATGGTAGCAGTACAACGATGAGGCCGATCTTACTTCTCCTTTCTGATCGTGATGAGCAAAGGACACCTTATTTAAGATATCAGGG aaTTCCACTGGATGAGAGACCCCCATCCAGAACTTTTCTTTTCCTTTGCGAGCTGCAGAAGTTTTTGAGTGAGGTCCTTCATCAGAAAGATGGACCAGCACCTCAGGATGATGCAAATGCAGTCTTTTTGGATGCACTGCATTCCCTTCCACCTCTCAGCCTTGGAGTGTCGTCCACAGAGTCCCTCCTATCAGGACTGGTGAATTCCTCCACGCCGACTGTATTTGTCTTCCCCAAGATGCAGCAAGGCCTGCAGACTCACCGAGTGCAGGTGACCCTAGATTCTCCTCTGCTGTCTGTGCTCAGAATGAGACTGGATGAAGCCATTGCTCAGGTCAAACAGCAGGAGGCGGGGCAAAAGGTGATTGACAGGCTCCAGAAACTGAGTGAACTAAGTGCCTTTTCTCCAGATGAAGAGGACGATGAAGCAG TCACTAAGGACCACAAAGAGGCCCAGTACCTGTCTGTTTTGCTGCTGAAGGCCCTGCAGACGGTACTCAGTACCTGGGAGGCGGAAAGAGCCCAGAGGGCAGCCAGAGCAGATGAGGACAGTCCATCAACACCCACTCAGTGTCGGCTTCAGAGCTTGACCGTGTCCTTGAGGAAGTTCTTTCTTGAGCCCTCTGTGGCCAACATCAACAATTGCGAAGGAGTGTGCGGTTTCCCACTGAACCACGCCAACAACCACGCCATCCTCCTGAACAGCCTTATCCAGAGCGGCCAACATGTCAATCGCTCTCTCTGCTGCGTACCGGTGGACTATGGCGACCTGTGTGTGATCGAGCTGGAGAGCGAGGGCACTAACATCTCCTTCAAGACCAACGTGGTAGCGACCAAGTGCGAATGTCGCTGA
- the amh gene encoding muellerian-inhibiting factor isoform X2: MTLTLKFPRHAQPTNPASVTLLFNVDSIKGDGLRVKFNSHSIHPNTQTVCISEATRFLILTGGQSHAHVHFKLSVTVKTWKDENGPKPSVSELQEMLMRKVDGSSTTMRPILLLLSDRDEQRTPYLRYQGIPLDERPPSRTFLFLCELQKFLSEVLHQKDGPAPQDDANAVFLDALHSLPPLSLGVSSTESLLSGLVNSSTPTVFVFPKMQQGLQTHRVQVTLDSPLLSVLRMRLDEAIAQVKQQEAGQKVIDRLQKLSELSAFSPDEEDDEAVTKDHKEAQYLSVLLLKALQTVLSTWEAERAQRAARADEDSPSTPTQCRLQSLTVSLRKFFLEPSVANINNCEGVCGFPLNHANNHAILLNSLIQSGQHVNRSLCCVPVDYGDLCVIELESEGTNISFKTNVVATKCECR, translated from the exons atgACTTTAACCCTCAAATTCCCAAGGCATGCCCAACCGACCAACCCGGCCTCCGTGACACTCCTGTTCAACGTCGATTCTATTAAAGGAGACGGTTTGAGAGTGAAATTCAACagtcattccatccatccaaataCACAG ACGGTTTGCATTTCTGAGGCCACACGTTTCCTGATCCTTACAGGAGGACAGAGTCATGCCCATGTTCACTTTAAGCTGAGTGTAACAGTCAAGACATGGAAGGATGAAAACG GACCGAAACCCAGTGTGTCTGAGCTTCAGGAAATGTTGATGAGGAAGGTGGATGGTAGCAGTACAACGATGAGGCCGATCTTACTTCTCCTTTCTGATCGTGATGAGCAAAGGACACCTTATTTAAGATATCAGGG aaTTCCACTGGATGAGAGACCCCCATCCAGAACTTTTCTTTTCCTTTGCGAGCTGCAGAAGTTTTTGAGTGAGGTCCTTCATCAGAAAGATGGACCAGCACCTCAGGATGATGCAAATGCAGTCTTTTTGGATGCACTGCATTCCCTTCCACCTCTCAGCCTTGGAGTGTCGTCCACAGAGTCCCTCCTATCAGGACTGGTGAATTCCTCCACGCCGACTGTATTTGTCTTCCCCAAGATGCAGCAAGGCCTGCAGACTCACCGAGTGCAGGTGACCCTAGATTCTCCTCTGCTGTCTGTGCTCAGAATGAGACTGGATGAAGCCATTGCTCAGGTCAAACAGCAGGAGGCGGGGCAAAAGGTGATTGACAGGCTCCAGAAACTGAGTGAACTAAGTGCCTTTTCTCCAGATGAAGAGGACGATGAAGCAG TCACTAAGGACCACAAAGAGGCCCAGTACCTGTCTGTTTTGCTGCTGAAGGCCCTGCAGACGGTACTCAGTACCTGGGAGGCGGAAAGAGCCCAGAGGGCAGCCAGAGCAGATGAGGACAGTCCATCAACACCCACTCAGTGTCGGCTTCAGAGCTTGACCGTGTCCTTGAGGAAGTTCTTTCTTGAGCCCTCTGTGGCCAACATCAACAATTGCGAAGGAGTGTGCGGTTTCCCACTGAACCACGCCAACAACCACGCCATCCTCCTGAACAGCCTTATCCAGAGCGGCCAACATGTCAATCGCTCTCTCTGCTGCGTACCGGTGGACTATGGCGACCTGTGTGTGATCGAGCTGGAGAGCGAGGGCACTAACATCTCCTTCAAGACCAACGTGGTAGCGACCAAGTGCGAATGTCGCTGA